The Romeriopsis navalis LEGE 11480 genome includes a region encoding these proteins:
- a CDS encoding DnaJ domain-containing protein — protein MAGKDFKDYYTILGVSKSADADDIKRAFRKLARKYHPDVNPGDKTAEAKFKEVSEAYEVLSDTEKRQKYDQFGQYWNQAAGAGAG, from the coding sequence GTGGCCGGAAAAGACTTCAAAGACTACTACACGATTCTTGGCGTTAGCAAATCCGCCGATGCTGACGATATTAAGCGTGCTTTCCGGAAGCTAGCGCGGAAGTATCACCCCGACGTGAATCCAGGGGATAAAACGGCGGAAGCAAAGTTTAAGGAAGTGAGTGAAGCCTACGAAGTGCTCTCCGACACAGAGAAGCGTCAAAAGTACGACCAATTTGGCCAATACTGGAACCAAGCTGCCGGGGCGGGTGCCGGGG